The genomic region NNNNNNNNNNNNNNNNNNNNNNNNNNNNNNNNNNNNNNNNNNNNNNNNNNNNNNNNNNNNNNNNNNNNNNNNNNNNNNNNNNNNNNNNNNNNNNNNNNNNNNNNNNNNNNNNNNNNNNNNNNNNNNNNNNNNNNNNNNNNNNNNNNNNNNNNNNNNNNNNNNNNNNNNNNNNNNNNNNNNNNNNNNNNNNNNNNNNNNNNNNNNNNNNNNNNNNNNNNNNNNNNNNNNNNNNNNNNNNNNNNNNNNNNNNNNNNNNNNNNNNNNNNNNNNNNNNNNNNNNNNNNNNNNNNNNNNNNNNNNNNNNNNNNNNNNNNNNNNNNNNNNNNNNNNNNNNNNNNNNNNNNNNNNNNNNNNNNNNNNNNNNNNNNNNNNNNNNNNNNNNNNNNNNNNNNNNNNNNNNNNNNNNNNNNNNNNNNNNNNNNNNNNNNNNNNNNNNNNNNNNNNNNNNNNNNNNNNNNNNNNNNNNNNNNNNNNNNNNNNNNNNNNNNNNNNNNNNNNNNNNNNNNNNNNNNNNNNNNNNNNNNNNNNNNNNNNNNNNNNNNNNNNNNNNNNNNNNNNNNNNNNNNNNNNNNNNNNNNNNNNNNNNNNNNNNNNNNNNNNNNNNNNNNNNNNNNNNNNNNNNNNNNNNNNNNNNNNNNNNNNNNNNNNNNNNNNNNNNNNNNNNNNNNNNNNNNNNNNNNNNNNNNNNNNNNNNNNNNNNNNNNNNNNNNNNNNNNNNNNNNNNNNNNNNNNNNNNNNNNNNNNNNNNNNNNNNNNNNNNNNNNNNNNNNNNNNNNNNNNNNNNNNNNNNNNNNNNNNNNNNNNNNNNNNNNNNNNNNNNNNNNNNNNNNNNNNNNNNNNNNNNNNNNNNNNNNNNNNNNNNNNNNNNNNNNNNNNNNNNNNNNTCTTCTCGTGTACCTGGCCACAGTGGTGGGCAATGGCCTCATTGTGCTGACAGTCAATGTCAGTAAGAGTCTGCAttcccccatgtacttcttccttagCTACCTGTCCCTGGTGGAGATCACTTACTCCTCTACTGTTGTCCCTAAGTTCATCACAGACTTACTTGCCAAGATTAAAACCATTTCCCTGGAGGGCTGTGTGGCTCAGatattcttcttccatttctttggggtcaCTGAGATCTTCCTGCTCACGGTAATgacctatgaccgctatgtggccatctgcaaaccccTTCACTATACAACCATCATGAACCGGTCTATGTGTCACCTTCTGGTGTCTGGCTCCTGGCTCGGGGGCTTTTTTCATTCCATGGTTCAGATTATTATCACTCTCCAGTTGTCTTTCTGTGGTCCCAATGTGATTGACCACTACTTTTGTGACCTCCATCCCTTATTCAAGCTTGCCTGCACTGACACTTCTGTGGAGGGGGTTATTGTGTTAGCCAACAGTggattattttctatcttctccttcctcctcctggtgTCCTCCTATATTGTCATCCTGTTCAACTTGAGGAATCATTCTGCAGAGGGGAGGCGCAAAGccctctccacctgtgcctcTCACATCATGGTGGTTCTCTTGTTCTTTGGACCTGCCATCTTCCTCTACATGCGGCCTCCATCCACGTTCACTGAGGACAAACTGGTGGCCGTGTTCTACACGGTTGTcacccccatgctgaaccccaTTATCTATACACTCAGAAACGCAGAGGTGAAAAATGCCATGAGGAAGTTGTGGGGGAAGAAAGTGAACTCAGGGATGGAATAAacatgaaaacacacaaaaaaatgatcATGTATAGGGTGGCCAAATATGCATTCTGATTTTAGTCAACTATGAGGAATTGGGGAAAAGTTAACCTGTTCctatttttctgttgtgtttagATCAGCCCCTTATATTCCCTTGTACTAATCATGGCTGCACTAATTCGTTGATATCTGTATTTTGGAGCATGTTTTGGAGAAGATCACCTAGACTGGAATTCCCACCCTGTCATCTTCTACTTGCGCAACCTTGGGTTTATTCACTTTGCCTCTTGGTGTTAGCATGCCATGGTGTGTGGAAAGTCTGTGGCACTTGGAGACAGAAGTTTATGTTTTGCTTTGTCCTTGTCTTCCAGTGTTGTGGGGTCTTGTGGGGGTCCCAGGAAGGCTTTAATACTTCATTTGGTACCCCTACCCTATtaacctgattcttttttttttttaagattttatttatttatttggcagagatagaggcagccagcgagagagggaacacaagcagggggagtgggagaggaagaagcaggctcatagcagaggagcctgatgtggggctccatcccataacgccgggatcacgccctgagccgaaggcagatgcttaaccgctgtgccacccaggcgcccccctattaaCCTGATTCTAATACCTGAAATTCCACAGTAGGAGCTTTATTTCATAGGCATAGGATATTGTTAGAATGGAAATGTCTCTTGGATGTGAAATACAATGAAGCTATTATTAATCATTAATTTGGACAATTTTagatcattttccttctagaCAGTTGCTATCTGGTCACTAGCGTATTGTTTAACCATATCTAGCTCATTGCCTGCTTTTGTATGGCTTACAAACCAACATGGtttttatacttgaaaaataaaagtagaaatgatTACTGGGTGTTCtatgaaactgataaattattgaacactacatctgaaactaatgatgtactataagttggctaattgaatttaaataaaaaaagcaaagtagaaTAATATTTGTTGATACATCAAAGTTATGTGACTGTAAAACTTTAGTGTCCATAAAtaggtgttttatttcttcttgtatctATGCCCTTTCCCATGTAATTTAGAAGTTCATTCCACTACACATGGAATATACTTCTCCATCCCTTGACTTTGGCTTCACTCATATGACTAGCTCTGGCTAAGAGAATGTGTATGGATATGAGTGTGCCAGTTAGAGGCTAAAATTAAGGGGCCTTATGTGTCTCTTGCCTCTTGTGTTCCTGTCACCATCACGAGATGCTGGGGAAGAGCTGCTCCACAGCCTGGGCTGCAGAATGACACACATGGAGCAGAACTTCTGCTGACCCACTGAATTGCAGCCAGAGACGGAGCTGCCCCAGCCAACCTGCAGACATACTGCACTAATGTGAGAATAAATGCTCATTGTTGCACACTACTAAGGATTTGTGGTTAATTGGTTCCAGCACAAACTCACTAGAGGT from Ailuropoda melanoleuca isolate Jingjing unplaced genomic scaffold, ASM200744v2 unplaced-scaffold14529, whole genome shotgun sequence harbors:
- the LOC100477109 gene encoding olfactory receptor 4B1-like, with product LFLFLYLATVVGNGLIVLTVNVSKSLHSPMYFFLSYLSLVEITYSSTVVPKFITDLLAKIKTISLEGCVAQIFFFHFFGVTEIFLLTVMTYDRYVAICKPLHYTTIMNRSMCHLLVSGSWLGGFFHSMVQIIITLQLSFCGPNVIDHYFCDLHPLFKLACTDTSVEGVIVLANSGLFSIFSFLLLVSSYIVILFNLRNHSAEGRRKALSTCASHIMVVLLFFGPAIFLYMRPPSTFTEDKLVAVFYTVVTPMLNPIIYTLRNAEVKNAMRKLWGKKVNSGME